In Musa acuminata AAA Group cultivar baxijiao chromosome BXJ2-3, Cavendish_Baxijiao_AAA, whole genome shotgun sequence, the following proteins share a genomic window:
- the LOC103979787 gene encoding sialyltransferase-like protein 5 isoform X1, which produces MRTAKTSVPIRRPAAVFVLLLAALVFAAIVVAIQSSSFFIGSRKSLIDSEEIRILSDFQSRVQQCVASRGLGLTADIIDHCKLVLKFPEGTNSTWYNAQFKIFEPLEYKYDVCEAILLWEQYRNMTTVLTREYLDVRPDGWLDYAAKRIAQLGADKCYNRSICEEHLNLILPAKPPFHPQQFRTCAVVGNSGDLLKTEFGLEIDGHDAVFRDNEAPVNEKYAKHVGLKRDFRLVVRGAARNMVAILDGSSDEVLIIKSVTHRDFNAKIKELPNPVYLFQGIVLRRGAKGTGMKSIELALSMCDIVDIYGFTVDPGYTEWTRYFSTPRKGHNPLQGRAYYQLLECLGVIRIHSPMRAPRKQDWSDVPGKEIITSAHMAALRLKREKTDQEGDLGPFGNCKVWGTADRDGPVSGSPDMADARSKSNYSKWELLPHESLRKEAQKHYAQMGRVSLYKMDGNKLDDLVCVRHSF; this is translated from the exons ATGAGAACCGCGAAGACCTCCGTTCCGATCCGGCGACCTGCCGCcgtcttcgtcctcctcctcgccgcCCTAGTCTTCGCCGCTATCGTCGTCGCCATTcagtcctcctctttcttcatCG GAAGCCGTAAATCGCTTATCGACAGCGAGGAGATTCGGATCCTGTCAGATTTCCAGTCCCGCGTTCAGCAATGCGTG GCAAGCAGAGGACTTGGCCTTACCGCAGACATCATTGACCACTGTAAATTGGTCCTTAAATTTCCTGAAGGCACAAATAGTACATGG TATAATGCACAGTTTAAAATTTTTGAGCCACTGGAGTATAAATATGATGTCTGTGAAGCCATTCTTCTATGGGAACAG TATCGTAACATGACTACGGTCTTGACAAGGGAATACCTAGATGTACGACCGGATGGATGGTTAGATTATGCTGCAAAAAGAATTGCACAGTT GGGTGCAGATAAATGTTATAATCGCTCTATTTGTGAGGAGCATCTAAACTTAATATTACCTGCAAAGCCTCCCTTCCATCCCCAGCAGTTTCGGACATGTGCAGTGGTTGGGAATTCTGGGGATCTCTTAAAAACAGAATTTGGACTGGAGATTGATGGGCATGATGCAGTCTTTCGAGATAATGAGGCTCCTGTTAATGAG AAATATGCCAAACATGTTGGACTGAAAAGGGACTTTCGCCTAGTTGTAAGAGGCGCTGCTCGTAACATGGTTGCTATTCTCGATGGATCTT CTGATGAGGTGCTTATAATCAAGAGCGTAACACACAGAGATTTCAATGCAAAGATAAAG GAACTTCCAAATCCTGTTTATCTTTTCCAAGGTATCGTCTTAAGAAGGGGTGCTAAGGGAACCGGAATGAAGTCCATAGAATTGGCTCTCTCCATGTGTGACATTGTTGATATATATGGTTTTACGGTGGATCCCGGCTATACAGAATG GACACGGTACTTCTCGACCCCCAGGAAGGGGCACAATCCATTGCAAGGAAGGGCTTATTATCAACTACTGGAGTGCCTCGGT GTCATCAGGATCCATTCTCCTATGAGAGCTCCGAGGAAGCAGGATTGGTCAGATGTGCCAGGCAAAGAAATCATAACAAGTGCTCACATGGCTGCGTTGCGTTTGAAAAGAGAAAAAACTGACCAAGAAGGTGATTTGGGACCCTTTGGTAATTGCAAGGTATGGGGTACGGCAGACCGAGATGGACCAGTGTCAGGATCTCCCGACATGGCTGACGCTCGCAGCAAGTCAAATTACAGTAAGTGGGAGCTCCTGCCACATGAGAGCTTAAGAAAGGAAGCACAAAAACATTATGCCCAGATGGGTCGCGTTTCTCTTTACAAAATGGACGGGAACAAACTGGATGATCTCGTCTGTGTGAGGCACAGCTTTTAA
- the LOC103979787 gene encoding sialyltransferase-like protein 5 isoform X2 — protein MVQSLLLCLDDLCSVHHNDSREKAASRGLGLTADIIDHCKLVLKFPEGTNSTWYNAQFKIFEPLEYKYDVCEAILLWEQYRNMTTVLTREYLDVRPDGWLDYAAKRIAQLGADKCYNRSICEEHLNLILPAKPPFHPQQFRTCAVVGNSGDLLKTEFGLEIDGHDAVFRDNEAPVNEKYAKHVGLKRDFRLVVRGAARNMVAILDGSSDEVLIIKSVTHRDFNAKIKELPNPVYLFQGIVLRRGAKGTGMKSIELALSMCDIVDIYGFTVDPGYTEWTRYFSTPRKGHNPLQGRAYYQLLECLGVIRIHSPMRAPRKQDWSDVPGKEIITSAHMAALRLKREKTDQEGDLGPFGNCKVWGTADRDGPVSGSPDMADARSKSNYSKWELLPHESLRKEAQKHYAQMGRVSLYKMDGNKLDDLVCVRHSF, from the exons ATGGTTCAGAGTTTATTGTTGTGCCTGGATGACCTATGCAGTGTGCATCACAATGATTCAAGAGAAAAGGCA GCAAGCAGAGGACTTGGCCTTACCGCAGACATCATTGACCACTGTAAATTGGTCCTTAAATTTCCTGAAGGCACAAATAGTACATGG TATAATGCACAGTTTAAAATTTTTGAGCCACTGGAGTATAAATATGATGTCTGTGAAGCCATTCTTCTATGGGAACAG TATCGTAACATGACTACGGTCTTGACAAGGGAATACCTAGATGTACGACCGGATGGATGGTTAGATTATGCTGCAAAAAGAATTGCACAGTT GGGTGCAGATAAATGTTATAATCGCTCTATTTGTGAGGAGCATCTAAACTTAATATTACCTGCAAAGCCTCCCTTCCATCCCCAGCAGTTTCGGACATGTGCAGTGGTTGGGAATTCTGGGGATCTCTTAAAAACAGAATTTGGACTGGAGATTGATGGGCATGATGCAGTCTTTCGAGATAATGAGGCTCCTGTTAATGAG AAATATGCCAAACATGTTGGACTGAAAAGGGACTTTCGCCTAGTTGTAAGAGGCGCTGCTCGTAACATGGTTGCTATTCTCGATGGATCTT CTGATGAGGTGCTTATAATCAAGAGCGTAACACACAGAGATTTCAATGCAAAGATAAAG GAACTTCCAAATCCTGTTTATCTTTTCCAAGGTATCGTCTTAAGAAGGGGTGCTAAGGGAACCGGAATGAAGTCCATAGAATTGGCTCTCTCCATGTGTGACATTGTTGATATATATGGTTTTACGGTGGATCCCGGCTATACAGAATG GACACGGTACTTCTCGACCCCCAGGAAGGGGCACAATCCATTGCAAGGAAGGGCTTATTATCAACTACTGGAGTGCCTCGGT GTCATCAGGATCCATTCTCCTATGAGAGCTCCGAGGAAGCAGGATTGGTCAGATGTGCCAGGCAAAGAAATCATAACAAGTGCTCACATGGCTGCGTTGCGTTTGAAAAGAGAAAAAACTGACCAAGAAGGTGATTTGGGACCCTTTGGTAATTGCAAGGTATGGGGTACGGCAGACCGAGATGGACCAGTGTCAGGATCTCCCGACATGGCTGACGCTCGCAGCAAGTCAAATTACAGTAAGTGGGAGCTCCTGCCACATGAGAGCTTAAGAAAGGAAGCACAAAAACATTATGCCCAGATGGGTCGCGTTTCTCTTTACAAAATGGACGGGAACAAACTGGATGATCTCGTCTGTGTGAGGCACAGCTTTTAA